CTCAACCTGCACTTTTGTATTTAATGCttcttttgcacttctggttggatgtCAGCTGCATTTCATTGGCTCTGTACCTGTACTCTGCTAAATGACAATAacgttgaatctaatctaatctagaTGTGTTTCCTAATCTCCTCTCTTCTGTGCTGCTGGACAGGAGGAACCTCGGTTAGACGTGCTGATCAACAACGCCGGCGTCTACCAGTGTCCGTACGCCCAGACCGAGGACGGCTTTGAGATGCAGTTCGGGGTCAACCACCTGGGCCATTTCCTGCTCACCCACCTGCTGCTGAACCTCCTGAAACAATCCGCTCCCAGTCGCGTAGTCGTGGTCTCCTCCAAACTCTACAAGCACGGTCACATTAACTTTGAGGACTTGAACAGTGAGCAGAGCTACGACAAGGCCTTCGCCTACAGTCGCAGCAAGCTGGCCAACCTGCTGTTCACCCGCGAGCTGGCCCGTCGGCTGGAGGGCAGCGGAGTGGCTGTGAATGCTCTGACTCCGGGCATAGTGAGGACTAATCTGGGCAGGCATGTCCACGTCCCAGTGTTAGCCAAGCCCCTGTTTGACCTGCTCTCCCGGGGTTTGTTTAAGAGCCCCGAAGAAGGCGCTCAGACCTCAGTTTATTTGGCCTGCAGCCCAGATGTGGAAGGTGTGCAGGGCAAGTGCTTTGCAGATTGCAAGCCTCAGGTTCTGCTGGAAAAAGCCACAGACCCGGAAGTGGCCAGTAAACTGTGGGACATGAGTGAAATCATGGTGGGCATAACCACGTGAGATctaaaatgaattcatgtattCTGCATGTATAAGACAGACAAGCGAATTGTGTGAATCCTGAAACATTATGAATATCCAGTGCCTTGCTCCTTACAACAGTGTTTACGTTAGTTTCAAAGCACACTTGgtcactagggctgggtaccgaattcagtactttttaggcaccaaccaaattgcctctaaagtattgagtagggctgcacaatatcgcaatattatcaaaatcgcaatatgaactagtgcaatattcaaatcgcaggggggtgcaatatttgttaaaggcaaaatatgtgtcacaccattctgaagtattgtgttgctgcagagacgtcTCGGCCTACAGGTCCTATCCTActgactaaagaaaaaatctttgtttggtacagatccttgcaaaaaATCGCActataataatttttttcttctttttttttcaatgaaaatgagaataatgacacaaaaatgaacattacctccaatattgtgaatcGTATctcaatcgcaatatcagtcaaagtaatcgcaattagatattttccatATCGATATTCAATATCTTCCGtgtcgagtatcgaaaaatgcctcggcATTCGCTACCAactttcaatacctaaggagctAATCTCAGcagcatcagtgagccaataagcacgcagcatgcttctaccgagatctaataatgcctgtgattggctgttgaaCTTCACACATCGTagagagacacgcaggaaaaactacgctacgcacagagacggggctcacgtagtaggagccggaaaataaataaaaagatttgtgccgtaatgttgtacttttctttttgtttaaatggattttatgaaattggtatcgaaaaaagaaTCGTTCAGGAACTGGTATTGAAGTCACGGTATCGGTATCTACATTTTTTTGAACGATAGAATTGGGTcccactttacttgaaggtatctacgtaagagtgacatgacactgtcatgaacgtgtcataaacataaacaagtcattaacgtttatgacataacgcttcttttagtaagtgtcattagttttttgtcatgacaagttatggttagggttaatgtgtcatgactgtgtcatgacagtgtcatgttcatgacagtgtcatgtcactcttatgtagatacctatAAGTAAAGTGTTAGCCagaattgttctttttttcagctACAGATGCTTCATCCTCCATCCACTGCTTCCCAAAGTCACACACTGGTGTGGTATTAGCACAAAAGGAGCTGACAGAAACATCTGGAAACGTTGTGCATCGGCTTTCAGTCAGCGCTGCCATCTTTTGTCATTTCAAATTGCACTGACGACTGACAGATGAGTGCCCCATCTCCTCTATGTTAGTACTGCCTCTGATGTAGGGAAGGCATGGGTATCgtattcatttttctttttttgattacTTTAAAGCCCTGAAAACGTATTTTCTAAATCAGCTTTTTCCTATGATTGATGGGATCCTACATTAGCACACTACTTCCTAACCAAAGTTTGAATTTTTGTTTAACCAACTGGCAACCTCCGGTGCTGAAAATGAAGGGatcaatgaatcaatcaattattttcttttctttttttggtaaACACGCAAGTAGGCGGAGGCAGAGGGAAGAAATAAAGGGGAAATTGTCGCTACTGCTTTTGATTtccattaacccttgtgttgtcttcccgtcaaccttgaaaaaaaacccacatttttttcgatgttttttacgacttttttttcacagttcacacttttttcccaacgttttaaattggaaaatttttcttctacacattttcagcgcttatttctacgttccattttttctgatataaaacaaaattaaaaacgggccaatgtgacccgaagtcaacacaagtcCATTCCATTCTCAGACCATGGCTGTGTATAAGCAGCACAGTCCACATATCTGTTCTGACTAAGGCTGAAGTCATGTTTCATCTGTCCTTTGCATTGATAACCACTGGATTATTTTAAGTGAGTTTTGGACATTCTGTTTTGATGCCTGCTCATTGATGAAGAATATACAGGAAAAGCCTTACTGTCGTGCCATCACAGTAAGTAATGGGCTGTCAATGTTAACATGACGAGTGTGTAGAAGTGCTGTGACATTTTTGATTGAAATAAATCTATCACAGTCTGAATCTCACTGATGTGAAAAATGTCACCATGAGGAACAGTGTGAGGAGGGGCTGCTAGTTCTCTTTTAATCTCTTCAATTTTGCTTAACATACAATTAGGTGTAACACAGTCCcgattgccagacctatctccacagcgctgtggagataggtctggctactccacacatacattccaggagaggagaaaaaaacgctctgggttgttttcatttctttaaaccaatcacaagcgtcttgggcagcgctaagctccggatgcagcgacggtggctctgctaaatagtctctggaagaaccttgttttggtggaacatttgcaatcccgcaaaagaaaacgccacatataatattaaatgaagttaactgttgacacaatacagtaacgtgagctatttaaattagctggatacatggttaaaagtaatttgctcttaccagtgaagaagaaatatttttattttaatatttaattcacGTTTCACTGAGTTATTGAGGAACGGTAGGGGGGTATTGTGTGAGGTTTATTAGATGTCCACTGAAGCATCGGATGAGATAATGTATGATAATGTATAGGATTATGTTTCTATGTAGGTTTactttatgtttattgtgtacGATATGTCACGATGTGTCgccattttgtttctgtcgaatGCCCAAGATGAATGaggagacaataaaggcttatcttatcacacacacacacactaatggagagatgtcagagtgagggggctgctcCCTGAAATGAGCGCCGTTGGGGGTTTAGTGCCTTGTTCAaagaggtgaactggcacctctccagctaccatacggggacttgaaccctcccaacccaactccctatggATTGAGCTACTGCCactgtatcgccgtgtgtattttgtctatAGCAAGTCCCTACCAATCTGTCCCAAAATGTCTAtgagtaaatgccataaacatattctttgtaaatgtttAGAATCATCCCCCGAAAGGACCAAGCACGCCTGCCTTATTGTACAAGCCAAATTtattcaaaacttgccattttcagcgtgtagcttgctagctcgaagtttgttgtcaTTTCCCCGAAGAGAACGGAGTTAGACAGCGGCAACACACATCGTGATTAACCTGGAAATTAATTGTCATCGATCCAGACTAAGTATAAGGTAACCAGACTATAGGTTTATGTTCTGAATGATTTAACTTCATTCATTTTGGTATGGTGCATAGCTCTAAATGCTGTCCATGAGCCTCAGCTGCCGGTGCTGTGGAGAGGAAAGCAGTAAGAGGAATGATCAGCTGTGGCAAATCAAAACACTTCGTCATTGCAATTAGAAAGAAAACGCTACACCATATAGTCTGTGATAAATATTCTGAGCTCAAAGTTCAATTACAGACATTTACCAGAACTTTAATATTCTGTGGCCTTCTTCCAACTGAAGGTTCACTTTCTAGCTTTCTCTGCGTTACGCAAGATCACTGCAAAAATCAGCCAGAGGAAAGAAGATAATGTTAAGAAAATGTTGCCGTTTCTTATACAAGTCAATTTAATGGTAATTGTCTTGATTCAAATCAGCAATCAGTGAGTGCGTCTTATTTAAATATTCTCTTGAAACAAGTAGAAACAGGTTAAATAATCACACTGCACTGGCTgatttctctgtgttttaaGAAAGAAATTACTTTGTGGACTTATTAATGAACATAAATGAATATTGATCCCCATGACCAATAAGCGCTACAACTGTCAACCACCTTACATTGTTTATGAGAAAATGAACGCGATCTAAAAGCCTCCAGGTAACATTTATTTCAACACTGCACGTTTAAAAGTAAATCCTAGTATtttaaatttgcaattaatcgtgattaatcacaACCCATGATTcacttgattacatttttaatcgattgacagccctagtaataaaATGTTTGTTCTGTGAACATagtctggtcctaccagactctggtacatttcatttgtacagagagtctggccactctccattgtccaagtgttaacttccttgaaggcgggtttaaagtttaaaactattggatctgccataaccaatcgctaacgtttggtcgtgacgtcggcttagcatcgctagcgttagccttagccaactccttcaccactaacggagcgagctggaaaatcaaactgttcccgaaccccgtggggaggagggccacaacatcatggccaccaacaaaactcagcaaagattgttcttgctcggacattaacttctggatattcgccagcgttgccacaacggaccaaatggcttcgctcgcatctttctccaccGCCATTATGGAACTAtaactcaaactagcacacaacctcaacgtcatcattctcagccactccctctgttcgctgattggaccgccaaagatttggccggagaaaacccaagaatataccgcaaacccagacggagtactgaaggaaaatgaaaattgagcggaagtacataGGAgagcggagccaggctactgtGAACAGACCGTCCTCACCAAAAAACGTCCGTTTAGGTCGATTGTGCAAGTTGTTATGCCCggctcattttaagccaatccctcCTAAAcctcctaaacctaactacttCCGTATCGAACGTCACAAACTGTCGTTTTGGTTTGAGGATCTGTTGCTCTGAAGGTCCCGTTCATCAGCGCTCAGAGGTAGGTCTGTTATGGTATTGTGCCTTAAGCCTCCGTAATCAGGTGTCCAAACTGTAATAGAATAATGCTCAGCGACTTGCCTCATTTACGGACTGCATCATTTGCACACAGGCTCCAGTGGAGGACGAGGGGTTAGTTAGGCTTCAGTCAACCATGCTGGTTGCTCTGAGCAGTCGTTAGCTGAGAATGTTTTCTCTCCGGGTCACCCACAGATAAAGCACTTCTCCCTACGTGAAGTGGTAGCCAGACCCCCCCGGATACATAACGACTTTCCCACCTGTATTCTTCATTAGGACATTTTCTGGATCATTTATTGAGAGCTGGAAAACGAAGTATAAACACAGAGGCAGCCACTTTATCAGATTTATCCCACACAAACTGCCCCTGGGGCATTTTAATGGCTACTcctttctatttattttacaaataactcCAATTAGTGCAATTACAGAGTATAATGTCCTTAAATGGCACAGTAGTATTGATAGGTACTGCAAAACTAATAAAAATGTGAGGGCCTCACTCAGCCTGCTTATGCTTCAAGGTCCAACACATAATGGTACAATTAAAAGTGCATTCAATTTCAGCTTCTGTTGGACTGATAATTCATACATGGAAATAAGCACAAATGTTCAGTACCACTACTCCTATTTCATAAGTCAAACTGTTCTCAACAATGGGCAACAATTCAAATCTCTTCTGTCAATATGTTGTGAAGAACAACGTTCAGGGGTGAACTTTCTGGTCAGCTCTTGCAATTAAATAGGGTGATGAAAATCTCGATAGAACGTGTGAGAAGGTTATAGCTTTACGTATCAAGATGTCAGGGTTAATAGTTTCAGATACAGCTGCAGCACTGCAGCAGGAGACCTACAGACCTCTAgagaatgtaatgtaaaatgtagGGAGCTAAAGTTGAAAAGCATGACATCAGATGTGTATTGTTTAAATAAAGTCCCAGGAACAGAGTCAGGACATTCACAATCTCTCTTCACAGGGCTCTCTATGGGAGACATACTGTGTATCAATACTGTGTCAGATATTGAGACTCTTTAAAGCCAGATGAGTTGATCCTATTtacaaaaaaacgtcaaaaatacTTCACAGATACATTAGTACTGAATTTATAAAAGCACACAGTCTACAGTATATAGTGTTGCCATATTTGTTGGACAggtagtgaaaaaaaaataactctgATGTAGAAGACATCACTAGATATCACTAGATACAACTAGATATTACCATTATCTAGTGATGgctaaatgaagcttcatgaaccattttattttgtgtgcccactagatggcgctctctgttcaacaaagggttgaaagcacactgaattgtcATTCCTTGAGTCTTTTTGTTTAAA
This region of Sander vitreus isolate 19-12246 chromosome 20, sanVit1, whole genome shotgun sequence genomic DNA includes:
- the LOC144535395 gene encoding retinol dehydrogenase 14-like produces the protein MNGKTVIVTGANSGIGKATAAGIVKLQGRVIMACRDLRRAEEAAREILQETGSDRSQLIVKQLDLASLSSVHTFCRDIIKEEPRLDVLINNAGVYQCPYAQTEDGFEMQFGVNHLGHFLLTHLLLNLLKQSAPSRVVVVSSKLYKHGHINFEDLNSEQSYDKAFAYSRSKLANLLFTRELARRLEGSGVAVNALTPGIVRTNLGRHVHVPVLAKPLFDLLSRGLFKSPEEGAQTSVYLACSPDVEGVQGKCFADCKPQVLLEKATDPEVASKLWDMSEIMVGITT